From the Haladaptatus sp. DJG-WS-42 genome, the window AACTCTCTGCGTTCTCGGTTTTGATGACCTGAATCCCGCCGATGTTGTTTTCGAGGCGGCTGTTGAGCGCGCCGACGCTCGCGCGGACGGCGGCGTATTTCGGCTGAATCTGCTTGACGAACAAGTAGGTGAACACGGCGAGGATGGGCACGGGGAGCAGGGCGACGAGCGCGAGCGGCCAGTTGATAGCGAACATGATGACGCCAATCCCAAGCACCATCACGCCGATTCGCAGGGCGGAGCTGATTCCCTCGTTCAGGAACGTCTCCAACTGGTTCACGTCGTTGTTGAGAATCGAGAGCATCTCGCCGGTCTGTTTCTCGTCGAAAAAGCCCATGTCAAGCAGCTGCATCGTGTCGTAGGTATCGACGCGCAGGGCGTGCTGGACGTGTTGGGCGAAGTTGTTCCAGCCCCAGTTTGCGAGCCACTGGAAGACAGCACCGACGACGGTTGCTCCGGCGATGACACCAATCGAGAGCCAGAGCAGGCCCGTCTGCGTGGTCGGAACCCACGCCTGCGGAAGAAACGGAAGGGCGTACTCGCGCTGGCTCACGAACACGGCGTCGATGGCGAGGCCGAGAACGAACGGCGAGATGAGGCCAACGCTGCGGGAGGTGAGCGTCCCGAGGACGCCAAGGATGGCCTGTGGAACCTGTGCCTTGCCGTACTCTGCGTACAGCCGCCACATGGGGTTCGTCTGCACCTGCGAGCGCAGACGGGCGACACGGGTGGTTTGGGCGGATGGCTGCTCTGTCACTTCCCTAGAGAGAGGCGCGGAATCGTTATCCCCTTGCCGCCGGGAAAGCGCCACACACAAACCGGCGGCCCACAGAGTGTGGTAGCAAGCATCTATGACCAGCCACGATGTCGCCATCATCGGCGGTGGCTGCGTCGGGTTATCGGTCGCAAAGCACCTCGCCGCGCGCACTGACCTCGACGTCGCCGTCCTCGAAAAAGAGCATCACCTCGCTGCCCACCAGAGCGGTCGCAATTCAGGCGTTCTCCATCCCGGCTTCAACTATCCGCCAGAATCGAAAAAAGCGCGATTCGCCACCGAAGGCACCCGCCGGATGAAAGCCTACTGCGCAGAACACGACATCCCGTGTGACGAACTCGGCGTCCTCGTCGTCGCGACGAACGACAAAGAAGAACGCCGCCTCCACGACCTTGCAGAGCAGGCGGAAGCAAACGGCGTCGAATGGGAGATTCTGGAATCACAAGCCGAAATCCGCAAACACGAACCGCACGCCGTTGGCCAAGCGGCCCTCTACGCGCCGGAAGCCGCATCCGTGGACTCCCAACAGTACGTCTACACGCTCGCCCGCGAAGTGCAGAAAGCCGGCGTCTCGCTCTACCTCGGCCACGCCGTCTCACGGATTCGCCACACGGAGACGGGCTACTGTCTCACCACGTCTAACAGCACCATCAACGCCGACTACCTCGTGAACGCCGCCGGACTTCATGCGGACACCCTCGCGAAGCAGGTCGGCGTCGGAGAACAGTATCAGGTCGTCCCCTTTCGCGGCGAGTACTACGAACTCACCCCCGAGAAAGCCCACCTCTGTCAAACGATGATTTACCCGACGCCCGACCCAGAACTACCGTTTCTTGGGGTTCACTACACCCGCCGCGCAGACGGGAAGGTCATCGTCGGTCCGAACGCTGTCCTCGCCTTCGGCCGCGAAGCCTACAAGAATACGCAGTTCGACCTCGAAGAACTGAAAGAGACGCTGACGTACGACGGCTTCCTGAAACTCATCGCCTCGCCGATGATGCTCAAAGTGGCGTGGGACGAACTCAATAAATCGTATCGAAAGGAGAAGTTCGCAGAAGCCTCCCAGAAGTTGGTCCCCGAGGTGCGCGAAGCAGACTTGAACAAGAGTTATGCAGGCATTCGCGCCCAACTCGTGACCGACGATGGCGAACTCGTCAAAGACCCGTTGTTCATCGAAACCGATGACGCTGTTCACATCTTAAACGCTGTTTCTCCCGGCCTAACGTCCTCGCTGCCGTTCGGTGAGGAGATTGCGAAAAAGATAGAAGCAAAGGAGTGAGCGACAGTCGCTGCAATTGATGCTTAACGGTGAGTGTGTCACACCGACTGCTCGTTTTTCAATTTATTACTTTACCGCCCGCCAGTAACCCATTACTGAGGTTTCCAGATGAACAGTAAGCTAGTTATCGCTGTCACCTTCGTATTGCTCGTTTCCCTATCGGGTGTCGCCGCCGCGCATCCCGGACTCGGAATTTACAAAGACATCGAACGAGCGGAAGCAGACGGCTACGTCCAGATCTCTCCGTGCGTACCGGGCATGGGGTATCACTACGGAAAGGTCGCTGAAATTGACGGCGACGTGAATACGGCATCGCCAGAGGTACTCGTGTACGCCTACAAAGACGGTGAGCTCACGCTCGTCGCCGTGGAGTACATCGCGACTGAGGAGTTCAGACTTTTCGGCAAGCACGCCCACCCATTCGATGTGATTCCGGGAACGTACGCGATTCACTCGTGGCTGTTCCTATCGAATCCCGACGGGCTGACGACCGACTTCAACCCACGGGTTGACGCGAACTGCAACGTCGTCTAACACCGTCGCTATTTTTGAGAGAAAAATCAAGAAAGCAGAGAGGATCGGTTAGTCTGCGCCAGCCGGTGCCGTCGCCTTCGGCCCTTTGTTCAGCGTGTACTGCTTGAGCAGGACGGCTGCGATAATCGCGAAGCCGACGATGTCAGTCGTCAGGCCGGGTGCGATGAGCACCACGGCACCGATGATGAGTGCTGTGCGCTCAAGGTAGCTCGCTGCCGTGTAGAGGAAGCCTTGCGTCCCCGCAGACAGCGCGAGCACGCCAATAATGCCGGACGTTGCCCCGATTACGATTTCTGTCGTACTCCCGATGAGCAGGAGCTGTGGCCCGTAAACGAACATGTAGGGCACGAGGAAGCCAGCGGCGGCGAGGTTCAGCGCGGTAAACCCTGTTTTCCACGGGTCAGATTCCGCAATCCCGCTCGCGGTGAACACAGCGAGCATAATTGGCGGCGTAATCGCGCTGATGATGCCGAAGTAGAAGATGAACAGGTGGGCTGCGAGCAGTTCGACGCCCATCGCGGTGAGTGCGGGTGCGCCGAGTGCGGCGAGCACGACGTAGGCAGCCGTGGTTGGCAGGCCCATCCCGAGGATAATCGAGGTGAGCATCGTCAGGATGAGCGCGATGATGAGCACGCCACCCGATGCGCTCGTGATGAGCGTGCTGAACTTCAGCCCGAGGCCGGTGAGCGTGACCATGCCGACGACGAGGCCAGCGGTGGCACAGGCTGCGGCCACGACGATGGTCATGCGCATCCCGCGTTCGAGTGCGGCGATAGCCATCTCGATGGCGTTGCGCCCGAGTCGCGTTACCGTACTCGTGTCACCCTTCGTGAGCGCGCCAACGAACTCTTTGGCCGTCGAGAGTGGAATCGCGACGACGAGCGTCAGCATGATGGCGTAGAACGCGGCCTTCATCGCGGAGTTACCCTGCACCAGCATGTAGACGAGCAAGATGAGCGGAATCAGGAAGTGTGCGCCCGTCTTGAGCAAATGCCATGGGTCGGGCAGGTCTTCGGCATCAACGCCTTCTAAGCCCTGCTTTTTCGCGCGGAAGTGAACGGCCGCGCCAATCGAGAGGAAGTAGAGCAACGCCGGAATCGACGCTGCGGCGATGATAGTCACATACGAGATACCCGTCCACGAGGACATGATGAACGCACCTGCGCCCATCACGGGTGGCATGATCTGCCCACCCGAGGATGCGGCGGATTCGACGGCGGCGGCGTAGCGCGATTTGAACCCGGTACGCTTCATGAGCGGGATGGTGAACGCGCCGGTGGTCGCGGTGTTTGCAACCGCACTGCCGTTCAGGCTCG encodes:
- the lhgO gene encoding L-2-hydroxyglutarate oxidase: MTSHDVAIIGGGCVGLSVAKHLAARTDLDVAVLEKEHHLAAHQSGRNSGVLHPGFNYPPESKKARFATEGTRRMKAYCAEHDIPCDELGVLVVATNDKEERRLHDLAEQAEANGVEWEILESQAEIRKHEPHAVGQAALYAPEAASVDSQQYVYTLAREVQKAGVSLYLGHAVSRIRHTETGYCLTTSNSTINADYLVNAAGLHADTLAKQVGVGEQYQVVPFRGEYYELTPEKAHLCQTMIYPTPDPELPFLGVHYTRRADGKVIVGPNAVLAFGREAYKNTQFDLEELKETLTYDGFLKLIASPMMLKVAWDELNKSYRKEKFAEASQKLVPEVREADLNKSYAGIRAQLVTDDGELVKDPLFIETDDAVHILNAVSPGLTSSLPFGEEIAKKIEAKE
- a CDS encoding TRAP transporter permease, with the translated sequence MTDTPDADTEEQTEAETKKTRRISGFARYLAMAVAVIAGTYHIYTAGFGTPGAFINRPLHLAFVTILAFLLFPAREKDNEGVPWYDWLLLLISIPSVLYIAYAIEFGTLAERSGDPVMADLVFGAVTILVVLEITRRATGRALPIIAGSFLAYAYWGRLMPQPIIHRGYSIERIISHTYLTTEGIFGIPLGVSATFVVVFIILGAFLEVTGIGDWFIDLAYGATGRTTGGPAKTSVMASGFLASLNGSAVANTATTGAFTIPLMKRTGFKSRYAAAVESAASSGGQIMPPVMGAGAFIMSSWTGISYVTIIAAASIPALLYFLSIGAAVHFRAKKQGLEGVDAEDLPDPWHLLKTGAHFLIPLILLVYMLVQGNSAMKAAFYAIMLTLVVAIPLSTAKEFVGALTKGDTSTVTRLGRNAIEMAIAALERGMRMTIVVAAACATAGLVVGMVTLTGLGLKFSTLITSASGGVLIIALILTMLTSIILGMGLPTTAAYVVLAALGAPALTAMGVELLAAHLFIFYFGIISAITPPIMLAVFTASGIAESDPWKTGFTALNLAAAGFLVPYMFVYGPQLLLIGSTTEIVIGATSGIIGVLALSAGTQGFLYTAASYLERTALIIGAVVLIAPGLTTDIVGFAIIAAVLLKQYTLNKGPKATAPAGAD